From a single Vitis vinifera cultivar Pinot Noir 40024 chromosome 18, ASM3070453v1 genomic region:
- the LOC100255865 gene encoding anthocyanidin 3-O-glucosyltransferase 5: protein MVGAESGRPHVALLPSPGMGHIIPLLEMAKRLVLHHGFHVSFITITTEASAAQTQLLRSPNLPSGLHVVELPPADMSTILHDDMTIVQRLCLIVQESLPYIRSVLRENPPQALIVDIFCTDAFQIAKDLSIPAYSFFTAPTALLALSLYLPTMDREIEGEYVDLPKPVQVPGCNAIRTEDLLDQVRNRKIEEYKWYLLSVSRLPMAVGIFVNTWEDLEPVWLRGLRENSFFQQIPIPPVLPIGPLIKEDEPLTDFDNDCIEWLDKQPPDSVLFITLGSGGTLTSTQLTELAWGLELSQQRFILVVRTPSDASASGAFFNVGNNVMKAEAYLPQGFMERTQEVGLVIPSWAPQVTVLRHPSTGGFLSHCGWNSTLESISHGVPMIAWPLYAEQRMNATMLTEEVGVAVRPVVGEGKNVVGREEIERVVRLVMEGEEGKEMRRRVRELQSSALATLKPGGPSFEALSEVAGTWTTTAH from the coding sequence ATGGTGGGTGCTGAATCCGGGAGGCCTCATGTTGCACTTCTTCCAAGCCCAGGCATGGGCCATATAATTCCCCTGTTGGAGATGGCCAAACGCTTGGTTCTCCACCATGGCTTCCATGTCAGCTTCATCACCATCACCACCGAAGCTTCAGCTGCCCAGACCCAGCTGCTCCGTTCCCCCAACCTTCCTTCCGGGCTTCACGTCGTCGAACTCCCTCCTGCTGACATGTCTACCATTCTCCATGACGACATGACGATCGTGCAACGGCTATGTCTCATTGTCCAGGAGAGCCTCCCTTATATCAGGTCCGTTCTCAGGGAGAACCCACCTCAAGCTCTCATAGTGGACATATTCTGCACCGATGCTTTCCAGATTGCCAAAGACCTTTCCATTCCCGCTTACTCCTTCTTTACTGCCCCTACGGCTTTGCTTGCCTTGTCTTTGTACCTTCCAACCATGGACCGTGAGATTGAGGGCGAGTACGTGGATCTTCCAAAGCCAGTTCAGGTCCCTGGCTGCAACGCTATTCGCACTGAAGACCTACTAGACCAGGTCCGCAACCGGAAGATTGAGGAGTACAAGTGGTACTTGTTAAGCGTCAGCCGGCTGCCCATGGCGGTTGGTATTTTCGTGAACACTTGGGAGGATCTTGAACCGGTGTGGCTACGAGGTCTGAGGGAGAACTCTTTCTTCCAGCAGATACCAATTCCACCGGTTCTTCCAATCGGACCGCTGATCAAAGAGGATGAACCACTGACTGACTTCGATAATGACTGCATTGAGTGGCTAGACAAGCAGCCACCAGACTCCGTTCTATTCATAACACTGGGTAGTGGTGGCACACTGACATCCACACAGCTCACTGAGTTGGCATGGGGCTTAGAACTCAGCCAACAACGATTCATCTTGGTGGTACGCACGCCAAGCGATGCAAGTGCGTCTGGTGCATTTTTCAACGTGGGGAATAATGTAATGAAAGCGGAGGCATATCTGCCCCAAGGGTTCATGGAAAGGACTCAAGAAGTTGGACTGGTGATCCCGTCTTGGGCTCCACAAGTGACGGTGCTCCGCCACCCCTCCACCGGCGGATTCCTCTCACACTGCGGGTGGAACTCGACCTTGGAAAGCATAAGCCACGGCGTTCCCATGATTGCGTGGCCGCTGTACGCGGAACAAAGGATGAATGCCACGATGTTGACGGAAGAGGTGGGGGTGGCAGTGCGTCCAGTGGTGGGAGAAGGGAAAAACGTAGTGGGACGGGAGGAGATAGAGAGGGTGGTGAGGTTGGTGATGGAAGGTGAAGAGGGGAAAGAGATGAGGCGTAGGGTGCGAGAGCTGCAAAGCAGTGCCCTGGCCACACTGAAACCAGGTGGGCCATCTTTTGAGGCCCTTTCTGAAGTGGCTGGGACCTGGACAACCACCGCTCATTAG
- the LOC100250686 gene encoding uncharacterized protein LOC100250686: MAMSVATKLQSPAKPLSEGRVVLGPGGNRFRVSEEAKRKKEGLKKPQQHRKQSSEVPEAVVRNNLSFESSCSSDSSSSGSSVKMVNSRGRVKRNGLKPVKVVPHGVEVPAKRCDWITPNSDPLYTSFHDEEWGVPVHDDKKLFELLVLSQALAELSWPTILNKRDIFRKLFDNFDPSSIAKFTDKKLLSLKASGGTLLSEPKLRAVIENANQMLKVQQEFGSFSNYCWSFINHKPMKNGFRYARQVPVKTQRGFRCVGPTVIYSFMQVAGLVNDHLLTCFRFQECNSNIKKDLQAKTEETEVLTNALENNCLSHD, encoded by the exons ATGGCAATGTCTGTAGCAACGAAGCTCCAATCACCCGCGAAACCGCTTTCTGAAGGCCGGGTGGTTCTGGGTCCTGGCGGGAACAGATTTAGGGTTTCAGAAGAAGCTAAACGCAAAAAGGAGGGTTTGAAGAAGCCGCAGCAGCACAGGAAGCAGTCGTCGGAGGTTCCGGAAGCGGTTGTCCGGAATAATTTGTCTTTTGAGAGCTCGTGTTCTTCGGATTCTTCTTCAAGTGGTTCTTCTGTAAAAATGGTGAATTCTAGGGGGAGAGTGAAGCGAAATGGGTTGAAGCCTGTGAAGGTGGTTCCTCATGGCGTTGAGGTTCCGGCGAAGCGGTGTGATTGGATCACTCCAAACTCGG ACCCACTTTATACTTCTTTCCATGATGAAGAATGGGGAGTTCCTGTTCATGATGATAAGAAACTATTTGAGCTACTAGTCTTATCACAAGCATTGGCAGAACTAAGCTGGCCCACAATACTTAACAAGAGAGACATATTCAG GAAGCTTTTTGACAATTTTGATCCATCATCTATTGCAAAGTTCACTGATAAGAAGTTGCTATCACTAAAAGCTAGTGGTGGCACATTGCTATCTGAACCAAAGCTTCGTGCCGTCATTGAAAATGCTAACCAGATGCTTAag GTTCAGCAGGAGTTTGGTTCCTTCAGCAACTACTGCTGGAGCTTCATTAATCATAAGCCAATGAAAAACGGATTCCGCTATGCACGTCAAGTACCAGTTAAGACGCAGAGAGGCTTTCGTTGTGTTGGCCCAACTGTCATTTATTCATTCATGCAAGTTGCAGGGCTTGTCAATGATCACCTTCTAACATGCTTCAGATTCCAGGAATgtaattcaaatatcaaaaaGGATCTTCAAGCTAAGACAGAGGAGACAGAGGTTCTAACTAACGCTCTGGAGAACAATTGCTTATCTCACGATTGA
- the LOC100267641 gene encoding methyltransferase-like protein 2, whose product MGPAQQILENLSAQRKRRWAVKMAVAETSDRLSAFLSSGIYRLESCNAVFIDPVRVLNRSYSRFRVSPSMYYSRFFDSKHEDQESRFSSNSRKRKRKEKQPHALNERERSADERHQEARPLLLKAHESLLEATDLLSVICNLRNDVCSLTESEESLPIVEQSFVELGRVWQAPLYEIILHFHQHCNPSGDGSSPLIRYKEERVIPIFNNLVVNETSDNVEAEFLNSRYVIPRESCFYMSDLRQIHNLIPAESDCGFSLIVVDPPWENKSASQKLVYSTLPNRYFLSLPIKKLTHTEGALIALWVTNREKLRGFVEKELFPAWGVSYAATFYWLKVKSDGSLISDLDLFHHRPYECLLLGYCHGEGMDSEYQSRLKPLQDNQVIISIPGDYSRKPPIGELLMEYVPELKPARCIELFAREMQAGWISWGNEPLHFQELRYFRGTREKG is encoded by the exons ATGGGACCGGCCCAGCAGATCCTTGAAAACTTGTCGGCACAGAGGAAGAGACGCTGGGCTGTGAAAATGGCGGTCGCGGAAACCAGCGACCGCTTGTCTGCGTTCCTCAGCTCAGGCATATACCGACTGGAGAGCTGCAATGCCGTGTTCATAGATCCGGTTCGTGTCCTAAACCGTTCATATTCCCGATTTAGGGTGTCTCCATCTATGTATTATTCTCGTTTCTTCGATTCCAAACACGAGGATCAGGAATCTAGGTTTTCTTCGAACTCAAGAAAGCGGAAACGCAAGGAGAAACAACCTCACGCTCTTAACGAGAGAGAGCGATCAGCTGATGAACGACACCAG GAAGCAAGGCCTTTGCTGTTGAAGGCACATGAATCTTTATTGGAAGCTACTGATCTTTTATCGGTTATCTGCAATTTAAGGAATGATGTATGTTCTTTAACAGAGAGCGAAGAATCATTGCCGATAGTTGAACAGTCTTTTGTGGAGCTTGGAAGGGTTTGGCAAGCCCCTTTGTATGAGATAATTCTTCACTTTCATCAACATTGCAACCCTTCCGGCGATGGAA GTTCCCCTCTCATACGGTATAAAGAAGAAAGGGTTATCCCAATATTTAACAACTTAGTTGTTAATGAGACAAGTGATAATGTTGAGGCTGAATTTCTGAACAGCAGATATGTAATTCCCAGAGAGAGCTGTTTCTACATG TCGGATTTAAGGCAGATTCACAACCTGATTCCTG CTGAATCTGATTGTGGCTTCAGTCTTATAGTGGTTGATCCACCTTGGGAAAACAAAAGTGCCAGTCAGAAATTGGT GTACTCAACTTTGCCGAACCGTTACTTCTTATCCCTTCCCATTAAGAAACTTACTCACACTGAAGGCGCACTTATAGCGCTATGGGTGACCAACAGGGAGAAATTGAGAGGTTTTGTTGAGAAAGAACTTTTCCCTGCATGGGGAGTCAGTTATGCAGCTACCTTTTACTGGTTGAAG GTGAAATCAGATGGCTCTTTGATCAGTGACTTAGATCTCTTTCATCATAGGCCATATGAATGCCTTCTCCTTGGCTACTGTCATGGGGAG GGGATGGATTCAGAATACCAATCAAGATTGAAACCTCTACAAGATAATCAAGTCATTATTAGCATCCCAGGGGATTATTCGAGGAAGCCCCCAATAGGAG AGTTGCTTATGGAATATGTACCAGAGCTCAAGCCTGCTCGATGTATTGAACTATTTGCTAGAGAAATGCAGGCTGGATGGATTTCTTGGGGCAATGAACCCCTCCACTTTCAGGAGTTGAGATATTTTAGAGGCACTAGGGAAAAGGGATAA
- the LOC100245559 gene encoding NEDD8-conjugating enzyme Ubc12, which yields MIRLFKEKEKLREIAESSDGRAPVKKLSAGELRLHKDISELNLPESCGISFPNGKDDLLNFEITIRPDEGFYGGGDFVFSFEVPLMYPHEAPKVKCKTKVYHPNIDLAGNVCLNILREDWNPVLNINTIIYGLYHLFTQPSHEDPLNPDAAALLRASSQGFQAVVRHVMTNGYRGETYHPLFMQHMKAASYHQSRLK from the exons ATGATTAGACTCTTTAAAGAAAAGGAGAAACTGAGGGAAATTGCTGAAAGTTCAGACGGAAGAGCTCCAGTGAAGAAGCTAAGTGCAGGAGAATTACGGCTTCATAAAG ATATAAGTGAGTTGAACCTACCTGAATCTTGTGGCATATCATTCCCCAATGGGAAGGATGATCTCTTGAACTTTGAGATCACTATTCGGCCTGATGAAGGATTTTATGG AGGTGGGGATTTTGTGTTCTCCTTTGAAGTTCCCCTTATGTACCCTCATGAGGCACCCAAGGTCAAATGCAAGACAAAG GTCTACCATCCTAACATTGACTTGGCAGGAAATGTCTGTCTTAACATTCTTCGGGAGGACTGGAACCCTGTCCTAAACATAAACACTATCATCTATGGACTGTATCATCTATTCACG CAACCCAGTCACGAAGACCCTCTCAATCCTGATGCAGCTGCACTGTTGAGGGCTTCTTCACAAGGATTTCAAGCTGTTGTGAGACATGTAATGACTAATGGGTATAGAGGAGAGACATATCACCCTCTATTCATGCAGCATATGAAGGCAGCATCCTACCATCAATCACGACTCAAATAA
- the LOC100257359 gene encoding geranylgeranyl pyrophosphate synthase, chloroplastic has protein sequence MRSMNLVDRPWVRDFNQSSLFGCALGMSYGPIGAGPGCTSSVRVGTKTPHLRGAVFAIITKEDSVKEGKGPTQKETPFSFKDYMIQKASSVHKALDEAVYVKSPIKIHEAMRYSLLAGGKRVRPALCLAACELVGGDESNAMPAACAVEMIHTMSLIHDDLPCMDNDDLRRGKPTNHKVFGEDVAVLAGDSLLAFAFEHLATATSGVSSSRIVAAVGELAKSIGAEGLVAGQVVDISSTGQSDVGLDQLEFIHIHKTAALLEAAVVLGALLGGGSDEEVEKLRKYARQVGLLFQVVDDILDVTKSSQELGKTAGKDLVTDKATYPKLMGLEKSREFAENLNKEAKEQLSGFDLEKAAPLIALADYIAYRQN, from the coding sequence ATGAGGTCGATGAATTTGGTGGATCGACCATGGGTTCGTGATTTCAATCAATCAAGCTTATTTGGGTGTGCGCTGGGAATGAGCTATGGCCCCATTGGGGCCGGACCTGGTTGCACATCATCTGTGAGAGTGGGAACAAAGACGCCACATTTGCGTGGTGCGGTTTTTGCGATTATCACAAAGGAGGACTCTGTGAAGGAGGGGAAGGGCCCCACCCAGAAGGAAACGCCCTTCAGTTTCAAGGATTACATGATTCAGAAGGCCAGTTCGGTGCATAAAGCCTTGGACGAGGCTGTTTACGTGAAAAGCCCTATCAAAATCCATGAAGCAATGCGCTACTCTCTCCTCGCCGGCGGCAAGCGTGTCCGACCGGCTCTCTGTTTAGCCGCTTGCGAGCTCGTGGGCGGAGATGAGTCCAACGCCATGCCGGCGGCTTGTGCGGTCGAAATGATTCACACTATGTCTCTGATTCACGACGACCTCCCCTGTATGGACAACGACGACCTCCGGCGAGGAAAGCCCACCAACCACAAAGTCTTCGGGGAAGACGTCGCCGTTCTGGCCGGTGATTCTCTTCTGGCATTCGCATTCGAGCACCTTGCGACTGCCACAAGCGGGGTTTCGTCATCCAGAATTGTGGCAGCCGTGGGTGAATTGGCGAAATCCATTGGAGCAGAGGGGCTAGTTGCAGGGCAGGTGGTGGATATAAGCAGTACAGGACAGTCCGATGTGGGGCTAGACCAACTGGAGTTCATACACATACACAAGACCGCGGCATTGCTGGAGGCAGCGGTGGTTCTTGGGGCCTTACTGGGAGGTGGGAGCGATGAGGAGGTGGAGAAATTGAGAAAGTATGCGAGGCAGGTTGGGCTACTGTTTCAAGTGGTGGATGACATTCTTGATGTCACCAAATCATCTCAGGAACTGGGGAAGACGGCAGGCAAGGATTTGGTAACCGATAAGGCAACCTACCCCAAACTAATGGGGCTGGAGAAATCAAGAGAATTTGCAGAGAATCTCAACAAGGAAGCAAAGGAACAGCTTTCTGGGTTTGATTTGGAGAAGGCAGCGCCTTTGATTGCGCTTGCTGATTATATCGCTTACCGGCAAAATTAA
- the LOC100262472 gene encoding protein BRASSINAZOLE-RESISTANT 1, producing MTSERTPTRRKASWKERENNMRRERRRRAIAAKIYAGLRAQGNYRLPKHCDNNEVLKALCSEAGWTVEDDGTTYRKGCKPPPSTEIAGTSTNNTPCSSQKPSPPSSSFPSAFASYQPSPSSSNLSFMDANASLNLLPFLYKSIPSSLPPLRISNSAPVTPPISSPTSRVPMPKPNWESLAKESMASIHHHYPIFAASAPASPSRCQYIAPATIPEYEESDTSTVESGQWVSFQTFARHLAPLPPTFNLMKPVAQKISPDEATKEKGITPELEIGSAQVKPWEGERIHEIGLDDLELTLGSGKSRSKG from the exons ATGACGTCAGAGAGGACGCCGACGAGGAGGAAGGCGTCGTGGAAGGAGAGGGAGAACAACATGAGgagagagaggaggaggagAGCCATAGCGGCAAAGATATATGCGGGCCTCAGGGCTCAGGGCAACTATCGTCTTCCAAAACACTGCGATAACAACGAGGTCCTCAAGGCTCTCTGCTCCGAAGCTGGTTGGACCGTTGAAGATGACGGCACCACCTATCGCAAG GGATGCAAGCCTCCCCCCTCAACTGAGATTGCAGGAACTTCCACAAACAACACTCCCTGCTCTTCCCAGAAACCAAGCCCACCATCTTCCTCCTTTCCAAGCGCATTCGCTTCCTACCAACCCAGTCCCTCATCCTCAAACCTGTCTTTCATGGATGCCAATGCCTCTCTCAATCTCCTTCCATTTCTCTACAAGTCTATCCCTTCATCTCTGCCTCCTCTCCGAATATCAAACAGTGCTCCTGTAACACCACCTATTTCGTCCCCAACCTCCAGAGTTCCCATGCCTAAACCCAACTGGGAGTCCCTTGCCAAAGAATCCATGGCCTCTATCCATCACCATTACCCCATCTTTGCTGCTTCTGCCCCAGCAAGCCCTTCTCGCTGTCAGTATATTGCTCCTGCCACTATACCTGAATATGAGGAGTCTGACACCTCAACTGTTGAGTCAGGCCAGTGGGTGAGTTTTCAGACGTTTGCACGCCATCTTGCTCCATTGCCCCCAACCTTCAATCTTATGAAACCTGTGGCTCAGAAAATTTCACCAGATGAAGCAACCAAAGAGAAGGGGATAACTCCCGAGTTGGAAATTGGAAGTGCACAGGTGAAGCCCTGGGAAGGGGAGAGGATTCATGAGATAGGTTTGGATGATCTGGAGCTTACACTAGGAAGTGGAAAGAGTAGGAGTAAAGGCTAA